One genomic region from Esox lucius isolate fEsoLuc1 chromosome 24, fEsoLuc1.pri, whole genome shotgun sequence encodes:
- the si:cabz01076231.1 gene encoding calcium-binding protein 2 encodes MSKTPSTASAASVTSASSSTSADSKSGKHQKAAPSGSDSAPKKLSKKEQKRKDMEKIHQTLLNSVFGAERELAQAELDELDFAFKEFDYDCDGYLNYKDVAECMRTMGYMPTEMELLEIVQQIKMRMGGLMDFDDFCELMGPRIMGETADMLGLKELKSAFTQFDQDCDGKISQEEMKEAVKNLLGEKLKKGELEEILKEIDINGDGSIDFDEFVMILSIR; translated from the exons ATGTCCAAGACCCCGTCCACCGCGTCTGCAGCCTCGGTAACCTCTGCGTCTTCCTCCACGTCTGCAGACAG CAAGTCTGGCAAACACCAGAAGGCTGCCCCTTCCGGCTCTGACTCAGCTCCCAAGAAGTTGTCTAAGAAAGAACAGAAGAGGAAAGACATGGAGAAGATCCACCAAACTCTGCTCAACAGTGTATTCGGAGCG GAGAGGGAGTTGGCTCAAGCGGAGTTAGACG AGCTTGACTTTGCCTTCAAGGAGTTTGACTATGACTGTGATGGCTACCTGAACTACAAGGATGTGGCTGAGTGCATGAGGACCATGGGCTATATGCCCACTGAGATGGAGCTTCTGGAAATAGTACAACAGATCAAGATGAGGA TGGGTGGTCTTATGGACTTCGATGACTTTTGTGAGTTGATGGGTCCCAGGATAATGGGAGAGACAGCCGACATGTTGGGGCTGAAGGAGCTGAAATCCGCTTTCACCCAG TTTGACCAGGACTGCGACGGCAAGATCAGCCAGGAGGAGATGAAAGAGGCCGTGAAGAATCTACTGGGGGAGAAACTAAAGAAAGGAGAGCTGGAGGAGATATTGAAAGAGATCGATATCAACGGAGACGGAAGCATCGATTTTGACG AGTTTGTCATGATTCTGTCCATTCGGTAA